The following are from one region of the Primulina eburnea isolate SZY01 chromosome 17, ASM2296580v1, whole genome shotgun sequence genome:
- the LOC140818161 gene encoding probable LRR receptor-like serine/threonine-protein kinase At2g24230, which translates to MGLGKFVYFLVLALSSTPVVVCQQPNTDVFYIFEFLQKMGKNPSEDYGFSGSFCSWRVVSCDDKGEKIVKFEASGLGLSGVIPETTIGKLTKLEYLDLSNNKISALPFDFWSLGSLKSLNLSYNQISGNLPNNIGNFGQLQSLDLSFNAFSGSIPESVSSIPTLQALNLSNNVFESKIPSGITQCPWLVSIDLSANKLRGRLPEGFGAAFPNLIFLNLAENEISGRGSDFLGMNSIVHLNISNNLFKGSVVGVFEGPLEVIDLSRNQFQGHIAKVIVGSTFNWSNLRYLDVSENQFSGEFSTGLNRSQNLIHLNLAHNRFTEQGFLNVDLLTNLKYLNLSETNLIGPIPCSISRLIHLRTLDLSKNHLSSHIPSLATANLKVLDISYNNLTGGIPLMLIRKFHEMERVNFSHNNLSFCGSQISSEVLQSSFIGSVSSCPIAANSALFKRKSSRHRGLKLALALSLSMICLLVGLLFLAFRCRRKTKMWVVKQKSFRDEQVISGPFSFQTDSTTWVADIKQAASVPVVVFEKPLLNFTFADLLSATSHFDRGTLLAEGRFGPVYGGVLPGGIHVAVKVLVHGSTLTDEEAARELEHLGRIKHPNLVPLAGYCLAGDRRIAIYEYMENGNLQNLLYDLPLGVQATEDWSMDTWDDENNGIQNVGSEGSLVTWKFRHNIALGMARALAFLHHGCSPIIHRDVKASSVYLDSNLEPRLSDFGLAKIFGSELEDEVTRGSPGYMPPELLDPERNSPKAPTPKSDVYGFGVVLFELITGKKPVGDDYPDEKEATLVSWVRGLVRRNKESCAIDTKIRGSAPEGQIVEALKIGYLCTAEVPSKRPSMQQVVGLLKDLELIKQ; encoded by the coding sequence ATGGGTTTAGgaaaatttgtttattttttagttTTGGCACTTTCCTCTACGCCTGTGGTGGTTTGCCAACAACCCAATACGGATGTGTTTTATATCTTTGAATTCTTGCAAAAAATGGGAAAAAATCCATCGGAAGACTATGGCTTCTCTGGCTCGTTTTGTTCTTGGAGAGTTGTGTCTTGTGATGACAAAGGTGAAAAGATTGTTAAGTTTGAGGCCTCTGGTTTGGGTTTGTCTGGTGTAATTCCTGAAACCACTATAGGGAAATTGACAAAACTTGAATACTTGGATCTTAGCAATAATAAAATCAGTGCCCTGCCTTTTGATTTTTGGAGTTTAGGCTCACTCAAGAGTCTTAACCTTTCATATAACCAAATATCTGGAAATCTTCCTAACAACATAGGCAATTTTGGGCAACTTCAAAGTTTGGACCTTTCATTCAACGCCTTTTCTGGTAGTATCCCTGAATCTGTAAGCTCCATCCCAACTTTGCAAGCTCTGAATCTCAGTAACAATGTTTTTGAATCGAAAATTCCGTCGGGAATTACTCAATGCCCGTGGTTGGTTTCCATTGATTTATCTGCAAACAAGCTCCGTGGCCGTCTTCCTGAAGGTTTCGGGGCGGCTTTCCCTAACTTAATATTCTTGAATCTTGCTGAAAATGAAATTTCTGGCCGGGGTTCGGATTTCTTAGGGATGAATTCCATCGTCCATCTTAACATTTCGAACAATCTGTTTAAAGGTTCTGTTGTTGGTGTCTTTGAAGGGCCGCTGGAGGTGATAGATTTGAGCAGAAACCAGTTTCAAGGTCACATTGCCAAGGTAATTGTAGGTTCCACTTTCAACTGGTCGAATTTACGGTATTTGGATGTGTCTGAAAACCAATTTAGTGGGGAATTTTCCACTGGGTTGAATCGATCACAGAATCTCATTCACCTTAATCTTGCCCACAATAGATTTACCGAACAAGGTTTCTTGAATGTTGATTTGTTAACCAATTTAAAGTACCTGAATTTGTCTGAAACTAATTTGATTGGTCCTATTCCTTGTAGTATCTCACGACTTATCCATTTGAGAACACTGGATCTATCCAAAAACCATCTTAGCAGCCATATTCCTTCTCTTGCTACCGCTAATCTTAAAGTTCTAGACATTTCGTACAACAATCTTACAGGGGGTATCCCATTGATGCTCATCCGAAAATTCCATGAGATGGAAAGGGTAAACTTTTCTCACAACAACTTAAGTTTCTGTGGATCACAAATTTCATCTGAAGTCCTCCAATCATCTTTCATTGGATCGGTGAGCAGCTGTCCAATTGCTGCAAACTCAGCCCTGTTCAAAAGAAAATCTTCGAGGCATCGAGGATTAAAGCTTGCTCTAGCTCTTTCTCTATCAATGATATGTTTGCTTGTGGGATTGCTGTTTTTAGCCTTTCGATGTCGGAGGAAAACAAAAATGTGGGTTGTGAAACAGAAATCCTTCAGGGACGAACAAGTTATATCGGGACCATTTTCATTCCAGACTGATTCAACCACTTGGGTGGCCGATATCAAGCAAGCGGCATCTGTGCCAGTTGTAGTTTTTGAGAAACCGTTGCTGAATTTTACATTTGCAGATCTCTTGTCTGCTACCTCTCATTTTGATAGGGGGACCTTGTTGGCAGAAGGGAGGTTCGGGCCCGTTTATGGTGGAGTATTACCTGGAGGAATTCATGTTGCGGTCAAAGTTTTGGTTCATGGATCCACATTGACAGACGAGGAAGCGGCACGAGAGCTTGAACATCTTGGTCGAATCAAACACCCGAATCTGGTCCCGTTAGCTGGCTATTGTTTGGCTGGAGATCGGAGGATTGCCATTTATGAGTACATGGAAAATGGAAACTTGCAGAACTTGCTGTATGATTTGCCTCTTGGCGTTCAAGCTACAGAAGACTGGAGCATGGACACTTGGGACGATGAGAATAATGGGATACAAAATGTTGGCTCCGAGGGGTCACTAGTGACTTGGAAATTTAGACATAACATTGCACTTGGCATGGCTCGGGCACTTGCATTTCTTCACCACGGCTGCTCTCCTATCATTCACAGAGACGTCAAAGCAAGCAGTGTTTATCTTGACTCCAACTTGGAGCCAAGATTATCGGACTTTGGGCTGGCTAAGATTTTCGGTAGCGAACTCGAGGATGAGGTTACTCGTGGATCACCAGGTTACATGCCACCAGAGTTACTTGATCCAGAGAGAAACTCCCCAAAGGCGCCAACTCCAAAATCTGATGTTTATGGATTTGGGGTGGTTCTTTTTGAGCTCATCACCGGTAAAAAGCCTGTTGGAGACGATTATCCGGATGAAAAGGAAGCAACATTGGTAAGTTGGGTGAGAGGGTTAGTGAGGAGGAACAAAGAATCGTGTGCTATTGATACAAAGATCCGTGGATCAGCTCCCGAGGGTCAAATTGTCGAGGCGTTGAAGATCGGATACCTCTGCACTGCTGAAGTTCCTTCAAAGCGGCCCAGCATGCAGCAGGTAGTTGGTTTGCTTAAAGATCTTGAACTGATCAAACAATGA